The stretch of DNA GACCGGGCGCCGGCTGCCCGGCACCGAGCGGCACCCGGACGTGCCCCGGACCACCCCCTCCCAGGCCGAGGGGGAACGCGACGAGGAGGAGTGACCCGGCCGGGCGGTCGGCCCCGTGCCCGCCCGGCCCGGCCCACCGGGCCCCGCACCCACCCTGCCTGCCGGGGCCCCGCAGCCGCCCGGACCCTGCCCGCCCCGGTCCGGGGCGGTGCGCGTGGCGGGCGCGGCGCGCGGCCCCCGCCGGGCTCGGCCGTTGGGGGGAGAAGGCGGCCCCGGCGGCGTGCGGTGGACTCCCGGCCGGCATCCGTGCCGCTAGCGTCCCTCGGACAACGACCGAGGCCCGCCGGTGCCCCCGGGGCTCCGGCCCGGGGCCGCCGGCCGCGGACGGGAGAGGAGGCCGGTGCGGACGTGAGCGGCGCGGACACCATCAGCGCCGGGGCCGGGCACGGTACCGGGGCCCGCCACGGGCCCGCCGGGCGGTCGCGGTGGCTCCGGTACGCCCGGCGGACGCCGCGGCCCCGGCCGGGCCGGGTACGGCCCGCCGCAGGGCTCGCCTGTGTCGCGGTCCTGCTGCTGGGCGTCGGCTGCGCGAGCCTGGACGAACGCCGCTCCGGGGCCCGTGCGGCGGCGCTCGCCTTCCAGCACGCGCTGCGCGACCGGAACGGCGCCGCGCTGTGTGCCGTACTCGCACCGCAGACGCGGGAAGAGGTGGTGCGGACGGCGAAGATCCGCTGCCGGGACGCGGTGCTGGAGGAGGACCTGCCGCGCGCCGGCGGGGTCCGCGAGGTGGATGTGCACGGCCGGCAGGCCCGGGTGGTGCTCACCGGTGACACCCTCTTCCTGTCCCACATCGCCGCACGGTGGAAGGTGGTCGCGGCGGGCTGCACCCCGCGCCCGGGCCGGCCCTACGAGTGTGCCGTGCAGGGCGGGTGACGGCCGGTGCGGACCATGTTCATGCTCTGTCTGCTCGTCATCGTCCTCGGGCTGACGTACAGCATCGTGGTGGGGGTGACCCAGCGGTGAGGGTGCCGCGCTTCGTCCGGGAGAACGGCCTCGGCCTCGCCTTCGGGACGGCCTTCTTCGCCGCCCTCGCCGGCCAGGCGGTCGCCGGGCACGCGGAGTTCAACAACGAACTCGCCACCGACGGGTTCCCGGCCATCGGTTTCGGCGCCTACGTCACCTCGTCCGACTTCGCCGTGGACGTGATGGAGAACTGGCAGTCGGAGTACCTGCAGTTCTTCCTCTACCTCTACCTCACGGTCTGGCTCGTCCAGCGGGGCTCGCCGGAGTCCAAGGAACTGGGCCGGGAGGGCCGCGAATCCCACGAGGAGCAGCGGATCGGCCGTCACGCGCGCGCCGACTCGCCGCGCTGGGCGAGCGTCGGCGGGGTGCGGCAGACGCTGTACGGGACCTCCCTCGGGCTGGTCATGGGCGCCGTCTTCCTGCTGTCCTGGCTCGCCCAGTCCATCAGCGGGGTCGCCGCCTTCAACGAGGAGCGGCTGCGCCGGCTGCAGGCTCCGGTGGGCTGGGCGGACTATCTGGGTTCGGCGGAGTTCTGGAGCCGTACGCTGCAGAACTGGCAGTCGGAGTTCCTCGCCATCGCCTCCATGGCGGTGCTCTCCATCTACCTGCGGCAGCGCGGCTCACCGGAGTCGAAACCGGTGGGCGCCGCCCACACCGCCACCGGCGTCGAGGGCTGACCCGGCGGCGTCCGGGCCCGGCACCGGCCCGCCGCTCCCGGCCCGCCACCGGCGGCTCCCGGCGTCGTGCCGCCCCGCCACCGGCGGCTCCCGGCGTCGTGCCGCCCGGGCTCCGGCGGGGTGCCGGAGCCCGCGGCGGCGGGCGGGTACGGCTCGCGGTGCGCACTCCGGGCGCGTGTCCGGGGCGCGGTGGTACGGGGAGGGGCGAGGCCCTTCGACGGCGGCCCGGCCGGGGCGGTGCGAACCGCCCCCGACAGGGCCCGGATCGCCGACGGGACCCGCGCCCCCCGACGGGACCGGCGTTGCCGGCCGGAGCCGTGTCGTCGGCCGGGACGTGGCCCGGCAGCCGGCCCGTCGCCCGGCTCAGCGGCCGAGCGCGTCCTTGAGCTGCTCCTTGTTCATCTGCGAGCGCCCCTCGATGTTGCGCTTCTTCGCCTCCGCGTACAGCTGGTCCCGGGTGGGGCCCTGCGACCCCGACCCCGAGCGCTGCCCGCCCCGCCGGGAGGACGACGTGTCCTGGGTGGAGGTACGGCTCGCCGTGCGCGACTCGCCGGAGCGCGCCCGCTCCTTGTTGACGGTGCGCGCCGCCATCTCCTTGGCGCGCTTGTCACTCGCGCCGCGCTCCTTCGCGCCTTCCTTGATGTGCTCGTACTGGCGCTCACGCTTGGGACTCGAACCCCTCGGCACGTCTGACACCTCCCGTCTCTCGGTGCCCGTCCGTCCGGCCCGTACCTGATGCGCGGGCGCGGAACGACAGGCGGACATATCGGGCGAATATCGTTACGTCTACCCGGAACGCGGGTCGGGTAACGCGGCACCGTGACCGGCCGGGCGGGCGTTGGTGCGGCCTGCCGGCGACCTGGCAGCGCCCGGCGGGGACCGTCACCGGGCGCGGGAACCGCCGGCCGGCACCGGGCACCGGACGACCGCACCGCCACCGGGCGTGCGGACCGGACGAGGCTCCCCGGACGAGCCGCCCCGGCACGGCATCCGGGGGAGCCGCCCGGGGAGAACAGCCCCCGGCGCGGCACCCAGGGGAGCCACCCCGGGAGAGCGGCCCGGGCAAGGTCCTCGGGAGCGGCGGAAGAACCGCGGAGAGAGCCGCCGGCGGAGGGAGCGCCTGCCGAGGGAGCCGCGGGGACGGCCGCCCGGGGAGGGCCCGTTCCCCGGGAGGAGGCGCCGGGCACCGGGACGGAGCGTCCGGGGCGGCGGCCGGCGGGCGTACTCCGCCGCCAGGTTTCCCGGCGCGCCGCCCGGGAACCCGCCGCAGCATGGTGCACATCGGATACACGATGATGACCGAGCAGGCCGGGCCGCGGGACCTCGTCGCGCACGTCGTCCGGGCCGAGCAGGCCGGCTTCGACTTCTCGGTCACCTCCGACCACTACTCGCCCTGGCTGGCCTCCCAGGGGCACGCCCCGCACGCCTGGAGCGTGCTGGGCGCCGCCGCGCAGGCCACCTCGCGGATTCCGCTGATGTCGTACGTCACCTGCCCGACCACCCGGTACCACCCCGCCGTGGTCGCCCAGCAGGCGGCCACCGTGCAGCTGCTCTCCGAGGGGCGCTTCCGGCTCGGCCTGGGCTCGGGGGAGAACCTCAACGAGCACGTGGTCGGCGGCGGGTGGCCGGGCGTCGCGACCCGTCACGAGAAGCTGACCGAGGCGGTGGAGATCATCCGGGCGCTGTTCGACGGCGGCACCGTCGACTACCACGGCGCGCACTTCGACGTCGAGGCCGCCAAACTGTGGGACCTGCCCGACCCGCCCCCGCCCATCGGCATCGCCGTCTCCGGGGAGAAGTCCTGCGCCCTGGCCGGCCGGTTCGCCGACCTGGTGATCGCCGTCGAGCCCCGGGCCGAGCTGCTGGAGGCCTTCGACCGGCACGGCGGCGCCGGCAAACCCCGGGTCGGCCAGCTGCCGGTCTGCTTCGACCGGGACCGGGACGCCGCGGTGCACCGGGCCCACGACCAGTTCCGCTGGTTCGGCGGCGGCTGGAAGGTCAACTCCGAACTGCCCGGCACCGGCGCCTTCGCCGACGCGACGCAGTTCGTCCGGCCCGAGGACGTCGCCGCGTCCATCCCCTGCGGGGACGACGTCCCGGCCTTCGTGGACGCGGTACGGCCGTACGTGGAGGCGGGATTCACCGAGATCGCGCTGGTCCAGGTCGGCGGGGACAGCCAGCTGCCGTTCCTGGAGTGGGCCGAGGAGAAGCTCCTCCCGGCGCTGCGCGAGCTGTGACCGGCGGGACGGCGGACCACCACGGGAAGGGAGCGCGAGCATGACCAGCCTCAGGCCGCCGGCGGACGACGGGACACTGCGCGTGGCCGTCGTGGGCGCCACCGGCAACGTCGGCACCGCGGTGCTCCGGACGCTCGCCGAGGACCCGCGGATCGGGTCCGTCGTCGGCATCGCCCGGCGGGTCCCGCGGGAGACGGTCCCCAAGGCCGAGTGGGCCGCCGCCGACATCACCGACGACAGCGCCGACCTGGTGGGGCTCTTCGCCGGGGCGGACGCCGTCATCCACCTGGCCTGGCTGTTCCAGCCGGCCCGGTACCCGGCCGTCACCTGGCGCACCAACGTACTGGGCAGCATCCGGGTGTTCGAGGCGGTGGCCACCGCGGGCGTGCCCGCCCTGGTGTACGCGTCCTCGGTGGGGGCCTACTCGCCGGGGCCCCAGGACCACGCGGTCCCGGAGAGCTGGCCCACCCACGGCTGGCCGGAGGCCGCCTACCCGCGCGAGAAGGCGTATGTGGAGCGGGTGCTGGACGCGTTCGAGCTGCGCCACCCCGGGATCCGGGTGGTCCGGCTGCGCCCGGGCTTCATCTTCCAGCGGGCGGCCGCCTCCGAACAGCGCCGGCTGTTCGCCGGTCCGCTCGTCCCGGGCCGGCTGGTCCGCCCCGGCGTGGTGCCGGTGGTGCCCGACCTGCCGGGGCTGCGCTTCCAGGCGCTGCACGCCGACGACGCCGCCGAGGCCTACCGCCTCGCGGTGGTCCGGCCGGTGCGCGGCGCGTTCAACATCGCCGCCGGTCCGGTGGTCGACCCGCGGCTGCTGGGCGAACTGCTGCGCGCCCGGGTGGTGCGGCTGCCCGCCGCCGCGGCCACCGCCGCGCTGCGTGCCCTGTGGCAGCTGCACGCCGTGCCGGTCCCCCCGGGGCTGCTGCGGACCGTACTGCGGCTGCCGCTCATGGACACCGGCCGGGCCGCCCGCGAACTGGGCTGGGAGCCGCGCCGGACCGCCCGGGACGCACTGGAGGAGCTTCTGCACGGCCTGCGGGAGGCCGCGGGCGGGCCCACCCCGCCGCTGGCCTCCGCCCCGCGCTGAGCCGCCCGCGGGACGGGACGTGAGCGGTGTCCCGGCCCGCGTCCGGTCCCCCGGGCGGTCCGCCCGGGGGACCGGAGCACCGCGGCCGCGGGGGCCACGCGTCAGCCGGTCACCACCACCCCCGTCCCGCCGCGCAGGATCGAGCCGAACAACTGCTGGAGGTCCGGCCCCGGGTCTATGCCGTACTCGTCCGCCAGCAGCGTCCGCGTCTGGTGGTACGCCTTCAGCGCCTCGGCCTGGCGGCCGGCCCGGTACAACGCTTGCATCTGCAACCAGCGCAGCCGCTCCCGGGTCGGGAACTTCATGCTCAGCGAGGTCAGGTCGGCCGCTATCAGCGAGGTGTCCTGACTCCGCGCCAGCTCGGCCTCCCAGCGGCTTTCCAGGGCGAGCAGCCTCAGCTCCTCCAACCGCGCCGAGGTCTGCGCGCCGAACGCGTCGTCGCACACTTCCGGATAGGGAACACCCCGCCACAGGGAGAGGCATTCCCGCAACACCCGGCCGGCCTGGTCATGATCTCCTTGCTGGAGCAATCGCCGGCCGTTCCGGAACAGCCGCTCGAACCGGTGGGCGTCCACGGTTTCCGGGTCCACGGCCAGCAGATAACCCGACGGTTCGCGCCGCAGCAGCCGGTTACGGCTCCGCGGCGGACGATCCGGTTCCAGCGCACGCCGCAGGTTCGACATATAGCTGTGCAGGCTCGCCATGGCCGCCCCCGGGGGATTGTGCGGCCACACCATTTCCTTCAGCTGGTCCGGCTCGACGGTCTGGCCAGGAGAGAGCAGCAGGGCCGCCAGTACCTTACGCTGACGGGCCGGCCCGAGATCCACCGGACAGCCGTCGCGCCACACCGTCAGCGGACCGAGAACACTGAACTGTAATCTCACGGCAAATGACATCGGCACTCCGTTCCCGTTACCTGCTGACAACGGTGCTGAGCCCTTGACCCCGGCACCGGTCCACTTGCCCGGAACAATCGAAGCGGACGATGCTGGGCATATCCAAGGAGCATCTTCCTCACGCTTGTCCGGGTGGCCGACCCTCGTCTTGCCTCGCCAATCACGTAGGGTGTACGGCTCCGCCGCAAAGGCCGGCGAACCCGTGTGCGAGGCTGGACGGCGGTGCCCCGCAGCCGCCCCCAGGAGCGGTGAAAGTTCTGTGACCGGACGACAACTCCTTTAGTCATTACGGAAGTTGACGGTCGGTTCGGCGCCGGTGCGGCAACCCGGACCGGACGCCGACCGGCGGGCGTCACCGCCGTGATCGAACTTCCGTACCACCGGGGCACACGGGAGCGCACCGCGCGGTAGTGACACTGGTCACAGGCCGGTGCCGGCAGTGTGGCCGGAAACACCTGCCTGGACGGCCACGTGGTGGACACCCCGCGGTCACGCCCGGCCCGGCCCGGCCCCGGCGGCGCCCCGGGCGGACGGGGCCGCGACGGCCGGCCGCCCCCTCCCCGATTTCCGCCGGGCGGCCATTGCCGCGGCCCGTCCGCATTATGTCCGCCGGTTGAAACATTATCCCCCCGGCTCCGTCCAACAAGTCTCCAAGTCCGCTCCAAGACGCTCTTAAGAACCCCGCGCTACGGTGAGGCGACATGCATCAGAAGATCACACAGGAGACTTGAGGACTTTTCACCGGCCGCTCGGAACACCACTGGGTGAAGAGGCTTCGGGGAGCCTGTTTCGCCGCATGCCGGTAACCGAAGGGTGGGGGAATCCGCTCAGTGGCACGCCTGGTACCTCGAAAAATCCAATGGCCCTCCATTGGCGATGAACCGATGAATTCAGCTGCGCGTGTTTTCCGGGTGACGGGGGACGGTCGATGACTAATTCCGAGGAAAATCGAGCCACGGCGTACGGCCGGCCCGCGGACCTGGTCGCGGTCATCGGCAGCTCCGGCGGATTTCCCGGCGCACCGCACCCCGCGTCTCCGGCCCCCGGCACACCACGGGGCGACGAGGACCAACGGGCCGGCGGCGAGGACCCGGCGGCGGACGGCACCGGGCACCGGACACCGGGCGACCGGGCCCCCCGCACCCCCGGCGACGGCGACCGGTACACCGAGGACCGCTTCGAGGCCGCCTTCTTCGGCCTGAGCGACGCGGAGGCCGCGGCCGCCACCCCCGGCGCGCGGCTCGCCACCGAACTGGGCTGGACCGCCCTGGAACACGCCGGCCTGATACCCCGGCAGATCACGCCGGAGCGGACGGTCCTGCACATCGGCGCGGCGGAACCCGGCGCCACTGACCTCCTCGGCCGCGTCCTCGGCACCCCCGCCCCCGCCGGCATCACGGGCCCGTCCATGACGGACGCCGTCACCCGGGCGGTCCGGGACCTGCTGGACCACCGCGCCGACCTGGCCTCTCGCCGGCGCCGTCCACCCCGCCCCCGGCACCACCGCCTCCTGCGGGACCGCCCCCGGCACCGGGCCGGGCGCTCCCGGCCGCCGCCGCGACGACGCCCGGCGAGAACGGCACGGTCGGCCACCCCCGCGGCGCCGGCGGCGCGCTGCTGGTCCTCAAACGCCTCGCCGACGCGGTGCGCGACGGCGACCGCGTCTCCTGCGTGCTGCGGCCCGCCGGCCCCGGCACCACCCCCGGGGCGACCGCGCCCGCCGGCCCCGCCACCGAGGTGACCGCCTGGACGGAGGCGGTGCGGCGGGCGGCACCCGACCGGTCCCGGACGCAGCTGGGCCCGCTGCTCCTGCTGCCCTACCCCGGCTCCGCCCCGGACCCGGGCGCACCCGTCCCCGGCACCGGACGGCCCGAAACCCCGGGGACCGCCGTGCCCTGGGTGCTCACCGCCCGTACCGAGGAGGCGCTGGCCGCCCAGGCCGACCGCCTGCTCGGCCACCTCACCGCCCGCCCCGACCTGACCGCCCAGGACATCGGTCTGGCCCTGGCCACCACCCGCACCCGGTTCGAGCGGCGCGCCGTGCTGCCGGCCGCGGACCGTGACACGCGAATGGCCGGGCTGCGCGCCCTCGCCGCCGGCGAGCCCGGACCCGAGGTCGTCCACGGCACCGCCCACGACGGCCACCGGGTGGTCTTCGTCTTCCCGGGCCAGGGCTCCGAGTGGCAGGGCATGGCCCTGGACCTGATGGCCTCCGCCACGGTCTTCCGGGAACACCTGCACACCTGCGCCGACATCATCGCCCGGCACACCGGCTGGTCACTGCTGGACGTGCTGCGCGGCGCGCCCGGCGCGCCCCCGCTGGAACGCCCCGAGATCGTCCAGCCGGCCCTGGTGGCGGTGATGACCTCCCTGGCGGCCCTGTGGCGCTCCTGCGGCGTGGAGCCCGACGCGGTGGTCGGCACCTCCATGGGCGAGATCGCCGCCGCCCACGTCTGCGGCGCCCTCTCCCTGGAGGACGCCCTCGCCCTGGTCATCCGGTGGAGCGCCGCCCAGGGGCTGTTGTTCGCCCAGGGCGACCTCGCCTCCGTCATGCTGCCCCGGGACGAGCTGGAGACGGAGCTGGCCCGCTGGGGCGACCGGCTGGCCGTCGCCGGCGTCAACGGCCCCCGGGCCACCCTCGTCTCCGGGGAGGCCGACGCCGTCCAGGAACTGATCGCCCACTTCACGGCCCGAGGCGTACGCGCCCGGCGGACCGCCGTGCGGGTGCCGGTGCATTCCCGCCTCATCAAGCGGATCGAGGACGATCTGCTGGAGGCCGCCGCCCCGTTCCCCGGCCGTCCGTCGGACGTTCCGTTCCACTCCACCGTCACCGGGCGCAGACTGGACACCGCCGGACTCGACGCCGGGTACTGGAACGCCAACCTCCAGGGCGAGATCCGCTTCGACGAGGCGGTCCGCGCCCTGCTGGCCGACGGGTACACCACCTTCGTCGAGATGAGCCCGCACCCTCTGCTCACCGTGGGCGTCCAGGAGACCGCCGAGCGCGCCGCCGCTGACCGGACGACGGTCGTCGTCGGCTCCCTCCGCCGCGACCAGGGCGGCCTGGACCGCTTCCTCACCGCCACCGCCGAACTCCACGTACGCGGGGTGCCGGTCGACTGGACCGCCCTCTGCCCGGCCCCGGGGGACCGGCGGGCCGAACTGCCGACCTACCCGTTCCACGTCCCCGCACCCGGACCCGGTGCCCCGGCCGCCACGGCCGGCCCGCGGCTGCCCCTGGGCCGCCGGCTTGCCGCCGTCCCGGAGGCCGAACAGCGGCGCCTGCTGACGGAACTGGTGCGCACCCAGGTCACCGCGCTGCGCGGCCCCGCCGCGACGGGCGCCTTCGCGGCCCACCGGTCCTTCCGCGACCTCGGCTTCGACTCGGTCACCGCGGTCGAACTGCGCAACCGCCTCAACGCGGCGACCGGCCTGGACGCACCGTCCGCGCTCGTCTTCGACCACCCCACCCCGGCCGCGCTCGTGGACCATCTCCGCCGGACCCTGCTGGGGCTGCCCGGCCCCGGCCACATCGAGGCCGGCACCGCCCCGGCGGCCCCCGCGGCGGACGGCGAACCGATCGCCGTCGTCTCGATCGCCTGCCGGTTCCCCGGCGACGTCCGCGGCCCCGAGGACCTGTGGCGCCTGGTCGCCGAGGAACGGGAGGCGATCACCGGCTTCCCCACGGACCGCGGCTGGGACACCGACGGCCTCTACGACCCCGAACCGGGCGTCCCCGGCCGTACCTACGTCCGCCACGGCGCCTTCGTGCCCGACGCCGACCGGTTCGACGCGGCCCTGTTCGGCATCAGCCCGCGCGAGGCACTCGCCATGGACCCGCAGCAGCGGCTGCTGCTGGAGACCGCGTGGGAGGCCTTCGAACGGGCGGGCATCGACCCGACCGGCCGCCGCGGCAGCCGCACCGGCGTCTTCATCGGCGGCATGGCCCAGGACTACGGCTCGCCCATGGACCGGCCGGCCCCGGGATCCGACGGTCATCTGCTGACCGGCACCACCGTCAGCGTCCTGTCCGGCCGGCTCTCCTACGTCCTCGGACTGGAGGGCCCGGCGATCACCGTGGACACCGCCTGCTCCTCCTCCCTCACCGCGCTCCACCTGGCGTGCCAGGCACTGCGCCGCGGCGAGTGCTCGACGGCGCTGGCCGGCGGGGTGGCGGTGATGGCGACCCCCGGCATGTTCGTGGAGTTCTCCCGGCAGCGCGGACTGGCCCCCGACGGCCGCTGCAAGCCGTTCGCGGCGGCGGCGGACGGCACCTCCTGGGGCGAGGGCGCCGGCATCCTGCTGCTGGAGAAGCTGTCCGACGCCCGCCGCCACGGCCACCGGGTGCTCGCCGTCATCCGGGGCTCGGCGCTCAACCAGGACGGCGCCTCCAACGGGCTGAGCGCCCCCAACGGCCCCTCCCAGCAACGGCTGGTCCTCCAGGCGCTCGCCGACGCACGCCTCACCGCGGCCGACGTGGACGTGGTGGAGGCGCACGGGACGGGGACGAAGCTGGGTGATCCGATCGAGGCGCAGGCGCTGCTGGCCACCTACGGCCAGGGGCGGCCGGACGACCGTCCGCTGTGGCTGGGCTCGGTGAAGTCCAACATCGGGCACACCCAGGCCGCCGCCGGCATCGCCGGTGTGATCAAGATGGTGATGGCGCTGCGCCACGGCGTCCTCCCGCGCACCCTGCACGTGGACGAGCCCACCCCGCACGTGGACTGGTCGGCGGGTGCGGTGCGGCTGCTGACCGAGGCGCGGGAATGGCCGGCGGGTGACCGGCCGCGCCGGGCCGGTGTCTCGGCCTTCGGCATCAGCGGCACCAACGCCCACCTCATCCTGGAGGAGGCGCCCGCCGAGGAGACCACCGGCGAGGTGCCCGCGTCCGGCGACGACCCGGAGGGGGAGCGGGAGGTACCGGGCGGCGTGGTGCCGTGGATCGTGTCGGGCCGGGACGAGCGGGCGCTGCGGGCGCAGGCGGAGCGGCTGGCGGCGTTCGTTGTGGAGTCGCCCGATGCGGGTGTGGCGGAGGTGGCGCGGTCGCTGGTGGTCTCCCGTGCGGCACTGGAGCACCGCGCGGTGGTGATCGGCTCCGACCGTGCGGAGCTGCTGTCGGGCCTGCGGGCGGTGGCGCGGGGCGAGACCCCGGCGGGAACCGCGACCGGCCGGGCCGCGGCCACCGGCAACCCGGTGTTCGTCTTCCCCGGTCAGGGGTCGCAGTGGGTGGGTATGGCGGTGGAGTTGCTGGACGCGGGTGGGGTGTTCGCCGAGGCCCTGGCCGAGTGCGCCGAGGCGTTGGCGGAGTTCGTGGAGTGGCGCCTGGAGGACGTGCTGCGGGGTGCGGCGAGCGCTCCGGGGTTGGGGCGGGTGGATGTGGTGCAGCCGGTGTTGTGGGCGGTGATGGTGTCGTTGGCGCGGGTGTGGCGGTCGGTGGGGGTGGAGCCGGCTGCGGTGGTGGGGCATTCGCAGGGGGAGATCGCGGCGGCGTGTGTGGCGGGTGCGTTGTCGGTGCGGGATGCGGCGCGGGTGGTGGCGCTGCGGTCCAAGGCGCTGCTGGAGATCGCCGGCGACGGCGGCATGGCGTCGGTA from Streptomyces pactum encodes:
- a CDS encoding DUF6766 family protein — translated: MPRFVRENGLGLAFGTAFFAALAGQAVAGHAEFNNELATDGFPAIGFGAYVTSSDFAVDVMENWQSEYLQFFLYLYLTVWLVQRGSPESKELGREGRESHEEQRIGRHARADSPRWASVGGVRQTLYGTSLGLVMGAVFLLSWLAQSISGVAAFNEERLRRLQAPVGWADYLGSAEFWSRTLQNWQSEFLAIASMAVLSIYLRQRGSPESKPVGAAHTATGVEG
- a CDS encoding plasmid stabilization protein, with protein sequence MPRGSSPKRERQYEHIKEGAKERGASDKRAKEMAARTVNKERARSGESRTASRTSTQDTSSSRRGGQRSGSGSQGPTRDQLYAEAKKRNIEGRSQMNKEQLKDALGR
- a CDS encoding TIGR03557 family F420-dependent LLM class oxidoreductase, yielding MVHIGYTMMTEQAGPRDLVAHVVRAEQAGFDFSVTSDHYSPWLASQGHAPHAWSVLGAAAQATSRIPLMSYVTCPTTRYHPAVVAQQAATVQLLSEGRFRLGLGSGENLNEHVVGGGWPGVATRHEKLTEAVEIIRALFDGGTVDYHGAHFDVEAAKLWDLPDPPPPIGIAVSGEKSCALAGRFADLVIAVEPRAELLEAFDRHGGAGKPRVGQLPVCFDRDRDAAVHRAHDQFRWFGGGWKVNSELPGTGAFADATQFVRPEDVAASIPCGDDVPAFVDAVRPYVEAGFTEIALVQVGGDSQLPFLEWAEEKLLPALREL
- a CDS encoding NAD-dependent epimerase/dehydratase family protein, with the protein product MTSLRPPADDGTLRVAVVGATGNVGTAVLRTLAEDPRIGSVVGIARRVPRETVPKAEWAAADITDDSADLVGLFAGADAVIHLAWLFQPARYPAVTWRTNVLGSIRVFEAVATAGVPALVYASSVGAYSPGPQDHAVPESWPTHGWPEAAYPREKAYVERVLDAFELRHPGIRVVRLRPGFIFQRAAASEQRRLFAGPLVPGRLVRPGVVPVVPDLPGLRFQALHADDAAEAYRLAVVRPVRGAFNIAAGPVVDPRLLGELLRARVVRLPAAAATAALRALWQLHAVPVPPGLLRTVLRLPLMDTGRAARELGWEPRRTARDALEELLHGLREAAGGPTPPLASAPR
- a CDS encoding AfsR/SARP family transcriptional regulator, coding for MSFAVRLQFSVLGPLTVWRDGCPVDLGPARQRKVLAALLLSPGQTVEPDQLKEMVWPHNPPGAAMASLHSYMSNLRRALEPDRPPRSRNRLLRREPSGYLLAVDPETVDAHRFERLFRNGRRLLQQGDHDQAGRVLRECLSLWRGVPYPEVCDDAFGAQTSARLEELRLLALESRWEAELARSQDTSLIAADLTSLSMKFPTRERLRWLQMQALYRAGRQAEALKAYHQTRTLLADEYGIDPGPDLQQLFGSILRGGTGVVVTG
- a CDS encoding beta-ketoacyl synthase N-terminal-like domain-containing protein, with the translated sequence MTNSEENRATAYGRPADLVAVIGSSGGFPGAPHPASPAPGTPRGDEDQRAGGEDPAADGTGHRTPGDRAPRTPGDGDRYTEDRFEAAFFGLSDAEAAAATPGARLATELGWTALEHAGLIPRQITPERTVLHIGAAEPGATDLLGRVLGTPAPAGITGPSMTDAVTRAVRDLLDHRADLASRRRRPPRPRHHRLLRDRPRHRAGRSRPPPRRRPARTARSATPAAPAARCWSSNASPTRCATATASPACCGPPAPAPPPGRPRPPAPPPR
- a CDS encoding type I polyketide synthase, producing the protein MRDGDRVSCVLRPAGPGTTPGATAPAGPATEVTAWTEAVRRAAPDRSRTQLGPLLLLPYPGSAPDPGAPVPGTGRPETPGTAVPWVLTARTEEALAAQADRLLGHLTARPDLTAQDIGLALATTRTRFERRAVLPAADRDTRMAGLRALAAGEPGPEVVHGTAHDGHRVVFVFPGQGSEWQGMALDLMASATVFREHLHTCADIIARHTGWSLLDVLRGAPGAPPLERPEIVQPALVAVMTSLAALWRSCGVEPDAVVGTSMGEIAAAHVCGALSLEDALALVIRWSAAQGLLFAQGDLASVMLPRDELETELARWGDRLAVAGVNGPRATLVSGEADAVQELIAHFTARGVRARRTAVRVPVHSRLIKRIEDDLLEAAAPFPGRPSDVPFHSTVTGRRLDTAGLDAGYWNANLQGEIRFDEAVRALLADGYTTFVEMSPHPLLTVGVQETAERAAADRTTVVVGSLRRDQGGLDRFLTATAELHVRGVPVDWTALCPAPGDRRAELPTYPFHVPAPGPGAPAATAGPRLPLGRRLAAVPEAEQRRLLTELVRTQVTALRGPAATGAFAAHRSFRDLGFDSVTAVELRNRLNAATGLDAPSALVFDHPTPAALVDHLRRTLLGLPGPGHIEAGTAPAAPAADGEPIAVVSIACRFPGDVRGPEDLWRLVAEEREAITGFPTDRGWDTDGLYDPEPGVPGRTYVRHGAFVPDADRFDAALFGISPREALAMDPQQRLLLETAWEAFERAGIDPTGRRGSRTGVFIGGMAQDYGSPMDRPAPGSDGHLLTGTTVSVLSGRLSYVLGLEGPAITVDTACSSSLTALHLACQALRRGECSTALAGGVAVMATPGMFVEFSRQRGLAPDGRCKPFAAAADGTSWGEGAGILLLEKLSDARRHGHRVLAVIRGSALNQDGASNGLSAPNGPSQQRLVLQALADARLTAADVDVVEAHGTGTKLGDPIEAQALLATYGQGRPDDRPLWLGSVKSNIGHTQAAAGIAGVIKMVMALRHGVLPRTLHVDEPTPHVDWSAGAVRLLTEAREWPAGDRPRRAGVSAFGISGTNAHLILEEAPAEETTGEVPASGDDPEGEREVPGGVVPWIVSGRDERALRAQAERLAAFVVESPDAGVAEVARSLVVSRAALEHRAVVIGSDRAELLSGLRAVARGETPAGTATGRAAATGNPVFVFPGQGSQWVGMAVELLDAGGVFAEALAECAEALAEFVEWRLEDVLRGAASAPGLGRVDVVQPVLWAVMVSLARVWRSVGVEPAAVVGHSQGEIAAACVAGALSVRDAARVVALRSKALLEIAGDGGMASVPLPVVEVEKALTAAGLEGRLSVAALNGPSSTVVAGDAAAIEGIVADLVAREVRAKKIPVDYASHSSHVEAIRERLLADLVDIRPVAAQVPFHSTVTGELLDTTGLDAEYWYTNLRQPVRFEPVVRGLLADGLGGFIECTPHQVLTVAVEETAEDAGATAVVVGSLRRDEGGPRRMLTSLAQAYARGVDVDWTALLPQIPRRDLPDLPTYAFQRERFWVGRSVGAGDVRSVGLSVTGHAWVGAGVVLAEGMGVVLAGRLSVESQGWLADHAVWGFGAGAGTGLVELALRAGGEVGCGRVEELTLQAPLVLPEVGGVQVQVRVGGPDGSGHRTVTIHSRPEPAGPAPDRTGAAGDEGEPWTRHAEGVLTPVTEEAPASAVPASPWPPPGAEAVALDGHYERLAEVGFTYGPVFQGLRAMWRRGDEVYAEIRLPQEQHADADRFGIHPALFDAALHTVLLLDGADQVRLPFAWSDVTVLPGTTTALRARLTADGDTLSLTATDGTGRPVLTVGSLTLRRTTPGRLAAAGSRTADALHHLEWVDPPAAPGDRPATPPTAALAGPDHLCRADDLGAPGPVRYADLMALTEAVAAGTAAPDVVVMAVPAAPDAAYAQEPAGDGTVPAVYDTGRRALALVQSWLTDERYAGSRLVLLTGGAVTAEAGDPAPDPAQAAVWGLVRSAQTEHPGRLVLVDTDGAAASSAALLAALATDEPQLAVRAGRVRAARLVRTASATAEAAPGTAGPGGAAATEPPAFGGDGTVLVTGGTGVLGRLITRHLVARHGVRNLLLLSRSGTAADGVAEQTAELTALGAHVTVAACDAADRDALAAVLAAIPADHPLTGVVHAAGVLDDGVIGSLTPERLARVFRPKVDAAWNLHRLTRDAGLTAFVLFSSAAGVLGNAGQAGYAAANTFLDALAELRRSAGLPATSLAWGLWAQASGMTQHLGTADVRRLGRTGLLPMESDQGLALLDAALATGRPVLMPARLDTAGMRQRGEVPPLLRGLVRVPQRPATAEDPADALRERLAGRPDAERERVLLDLTRGHLAAVLGHATPEAIVPDRGLLDLGLDSLTALEFRNRLGAATGLRLSPTLIFDHPTPTAVAGHLHGRLFTDGPAEPATADGEGTPAPDEAEFRAALATIPLARFQQAGLVETLLRLAGPGTGEPAGAEAGEDGEPGESLDSMDLADLVRVALGDN